A genome region from Anopheles stephensi strain Indian chromosome 2, UCI_ANSTEP_V1.0, whole genome shotgun sequence includes the following:
- the LOC118505665 gene encoding activating transcription factor 3-like, whose translation MFNTNLSLTVPSLLIMDGGTPRTPEILNSLMAMTNPLEYSYPVNNSQTSLNDSHSNSSDSPLDSPASQQHQSQQHQQQLHLHTGKTPSVQQTCSQLIKEGVKLLIQSKRKHSGGDSSDGNESSTPKAKVARRRDASMTDHRETSEDDIESKASPRSTVALTPEDEDRRRRRRERNKIAATKCRMKKRERTVNLINESETLDAQNKELKSQVSKLETEYRKLVEVLQAHGPTCVHQKGYQPLPSLSTIISGSSAGGGKYLNDLNYLDQDQTGQGEIKYSECLKSVTSSSSGGSSMDNFSKQDAGGLLPPGYCKLSPTEPTSFLLDSPSELSGEQTSKSDYIPGSSSSASSQPNSTAQQPTKNGRSKPGPKPRQSRAQKQTNPAPVATSTTTNLPPLNSTTTTATTFVSKGNPLIAATLMTTTPSSSPSSVPSPLTVGSSVSTVNIINPIGTLVTADDDDFILKNELIDTQSPYTSVQSADRFLFDATLDLYNNNAHSPLTAGLNCGQAQQQQQPHQPQHTHHLQQQQHGATLNNNNPSMVNENDKLNHLNAIKDNTSNTLLEFGASFETLKPATVDYTQHQQQQQPQHSNGMHHQQQQQQLDSLLVVGDPALGHLLHHHPQQQQTHHQQHHHQQHQQQQSQQQHHQHQLQQHHQLQQQQHQLQQHHLQQQQQQQLQQQQQQHHHQQLVHNALDLLGPVANDYLLLADDDPTDFTDLDSGITAYNSINGCLA comes from the exons atGTTCAACACAAACCTCAGCCTTACCGTGCCATCGCTCCTGATCATGGACGGTGGCACACCCAGGACGCCGGAGATCCTGAACTCGCTAATGGCCATGACAAATCCGCTCGAGTACTCGTATCCAGTGAACAACTCACAG ACATCACTGAACGATAGCCATTCCAACAGCTCCGACTCTCCACTGGACTCCCCTGCGAGCCAGCAACATCAAtcgcaacagcaccagcagcaacttcACCTTCACACCGGCAAAACGCCAAGCGTACAACAG ACATGCTCGCAACTCATCAAGGAAGGCGTGAAGCTGTTGATCCAGAGCAAACGCAAACACAGCGGTGGAGACTCGAGCGACGGCAACGAATCCAGCACGCCGAAGGCGAAGGTAGCCCGACGGCGTGACGCCTCCATGACCGATCACCGGGAAACGAGTGAAGATGACATCGAGTCCAAGGCGAGTCCTCGCTCGACTGTTGCG CTAACACCAGAAGACGAGGATCGGCGACGGCGACGCCGCGAACGGAACAAAATCGCCGCCACCAAGTGCCGCATGAAGAAGCGCGAGCGCACGGTTAATCTTATCAACGAATCGGAAACACTCGATGCCCAGAACAAGGAGCTAAAGTCGCAGGTTAGCAAGCTGGAAACGGAATACCGGAAGTTGGTGGAGGTCCTGCAGGCACACGGTCCTACCTGCGTTCACCAGAAGGGCTATCAACCACTGCCCTCACTGTCGACGATCATCAGTGGCAGCAGTGCCGGTGGTGGAAAGTATCTTAACGATCTGAACTATCTCGATCAGGACCAAACGGGACAGGGAGAGATCAAGTACTCCGAGTGTTTGAAATCGGTTACCTCCAGTTCGTCGGGAGGTTCGTCAATGGACAACTTCTCTAAGCAAGACGCTGGCGGCCTGCTTCCTCCCGGTTACTGCAAGCTATCCCCAACGGAACCGACCAGCTTCCTGCTCGACTCACCCTCCGAACTATCTGGAGAGCAAACATCCAAATCGGACTACATTCCCGGATCTTCGTCGTCTGCATCATCCCAACCGAACTCCACCGCACAGCAACCCACGAAGAATGGACGATCGAAACCCGGACCCAAACCACGACAATCGCGAGCTCAGAAACAAACGAACCCAGCACCGGTAGCAACGTCCACGACCACGAATCTTCCTCCGCTGAAcagtaccaccaccacggccACCACTTTCGTTAGCAAAGGAAATCCTCTGATTGCAGCAACACTCATGACGACGACACCCTCTTCCTCACCCTCATCCGTACCATCGCCACTGACCGTCGGTAGCTCGGTGTCGACGGTGAACATTATCAACCCGATCGGAACACTCGTCACGGCCGACGATGATGACTTTATACTGAAAAACGAACTCATCGACACCCAAAGCCCTTACACGTCGGTACAGAGTGCGGATCGGTTTCTGTTCGACGCCACGCTCGATCTGTACAACAATAACGCACACAGCCCTCTAACCGCGGGGCTGAACTGCGGTCaagcgcagcagcaacaacaaccgcatCAACCGCAACACACCCAtcatctgcagcagcagcagcacggcgccactctcaacaacaacaatccaaGCATGGTAAACGAAAATGACAAACTGAATCACCTGAACGCCATTAAAGACAACACCTCCAACACGTTGCTCGAGTTTGGAGCCAGCTTCGAAACGCTTAAACCCGCTACGGTAGACTAcacgcagcaccagcagcagcagcaaccgcaacaCTCCAACGGGatgcatcatcagcagcaacagcaacagttgGACAGTTTGCTCGTGGTCGGCGATCCTGCGCTCGGCCATCTTCTCCATCATCacccgcaacagcagcaaacccaccaccagcagcatcaccatcagcaacatcagcagcaacaatcgcaacagcagcatcatcaacaccagctacagcaacatcaccagcttcaacagcaacagcatcaactACAGCAACATcacctccagcagcagcagcagcagcagctacagcagcaacagcagcaacaccaccaccaacaactcgtccacaatgcgctagACCTGCTGGGTCCGGTAGCAAACGATTACCTGCTGCTGGCCGACGATGATCCGACAGACTTCACCGATCTGGACAGTGGCATCACTGCGTACAACAGCATCAACGGTTGCTTGGCGTGA